Proteins from one Megalopta genalis isolate 19385.01 chromosome 1, iyMegGena1_principal, whole genome shotgun sequence genomic window:
- the LOC117222655 gene encoding uncharacterized protein LOC117222655 codes for MPASEVIEGVEPEGESNRAASVQDEIERRAGTSWNESLGAMCSSVRAWRWRGAVLGTVLLVSWASAVAVCPSVCTCKWKSGKEWVECANRDLKALPQGARVETQVLDLSGNHLVSLQPECFHLLGLVNLQRLYLAKSHISRIASKAFVGLVGLVELDLSDNLIEEIPSETFPSYSKLMKLLLNGNPIKEIRRAAFHHLEDLTTLELSRCRLETIEQGAFDGLHQLEWLRLDGNRLTRVPDFTLPLGGSLRGLTLHNNSWLCDCRLNATQAWLKESSPAAPQESEPVCDAPPRLRARQIKAVKPNELACLPEIELQNKVEAYEGDNVTLKCDVYAVPVAKLTWWCNGEPCKLQTENDSVAGGPLGYPRYVYRQRGGTNMSSTLLLYTVESSNEGMYTCIAENEAGSAEANLSLRVLFQEKITVEPPNDHSRSGYIMAIAAGALVGTLFVLGSLIGSIVFCMRKRRRDRKRNSKALVSQNKSVMPITKDTTTSLTCRKGNGSLLGLEHQQIVSYTEREVNRAATLEHREHRPVDEPYCSPVSKYLTEPDLINEVPEATDVGYGQLYRHQPGERQIPEYDSGYPLQPDLRQPTIPQLSYLDQDGYPFNFGLPKIPFSAASTLPRLRTRMAEGSAVAPPARYSREAEFLARSPGYDPVLPRTDARYTAEGYPYPAQMQPPPQIQPVEQPLQQQLPMSPVSPVAVFPEVPFIPSPPAAYRGETTPLSPRSLLSKTAREAAAAAAARAEDLQPPHHPESPDEGYVGDAMDV; via the exons ATGCCTGCGTCCGAGGTCATCGAGGGTGTAGAACCCGAGGGGGAAAGTAATCGGGCGGCCAGCGTGCAAGATGAGATAGAAAGACGCGCCGGTACATCGTGGAACGAGTCGCTAGGCGCCATGTGCTCGAGCGTGCGAGCCTGGCGGTGGCGCGGTGCAGTTTTGGGGACGGTTTTACTAGTGTCGTGGGCATCGGCGGTCGCAGTTTGTCCGTCGGTGTGCACGTGTAAATGGAAGAGCGGCAAGGAGTGGGTGGAGTGCGCGAACAGGGACCTGAAGGCACTGCCGCAGGGTGCACGCGTGGAGACGCAGGTGTTGGACCTGTCGGGCAACCACCTGGTCAGCCTGCAGCCCGAATGCTTCCACTTGTTGGGACTCGTAAACTTGCAACGGCTCTACCTGGCCAAATCACACATCAGCCGCATAGCTTCCAAGGCGTTCGTTGGCCTGGTCGGGCTGGTGGAGCTTGACCTGTCGGACAATCTGATCGAGGAGATACCCTCCGAGACCTTCCCCTCCTACTCGAAGCTGATGAAACTGTTGCTGAACGGGAACCCGATCAAAGAGATCAGAAGAGCAGCGTTCCATCACTTGGAGGACCTGACCACCTTAGAGCTCAGCCGATGCCGACTCGAGACCATCGAACAGGGAGCCTTCGACGGTCTTCATCAGCTCGAATGGCTCAGACTCGACGGCAACAGGCTCACCCGTGTGCCAGACTTCACGCTTCCTCTCGGTGGCAGTCTGAGAGGACTCACTCTTCACAACAACTCCTGGCTATGCGACTGCAGGCTGAACGCCACGCAGGCCTGGCTCAAGGAGTCCTCTCCCGCCGCTCCTCAGGAGTCCGAGCCTGTCTGCGATGCTCCGCCACGGTTAAGGGCCAGGCAAATCAAGGCCGTCAAGCCGAACGAGCTCGCCTGCCTGCCGGAGATCGAGCTGCAGAACAAAGTCGAAGCTTACGAGGGCGACAACGTCACGCTCAAATGCGATGTCTACGCTGTGCCAGTCGCTAAGCTCACCTGGTGGTGTAACGGGGAACCCTGCAAGCTACAGACCGAGAACGATTCGGTTGCTGGCGGGCCACTGGGCTATCCACG ATACGTGTACCGACAGCGGGGCGGCACGAACATGAGCAGCACCCTGCTGCTCTACACGGTAGAATCATCGAACGAGGGCATGTACACCTGCATAGCAGAGAACGAGGCCGGTTCCGCAGAGGCGAACCTGTCTCTACGAGTGCTATTCCAGGAGAAGATCACCGTCGAACCGCCCAACGACCATTCCAGATCAGGCTACATCATGGCGATCGCAGCGGGAGCTTTGGTAGGCACTCTGTTCGTCCTGGGCTCGTTGATCGGCAGCATAGTGTTCTGCATGCGCAAACGTCGCCGGGACAGGAAGCGAAACTCGAAAGCCCTGGTATCCCAGAACAAGTCGGTGATGCCGATCACCAAAGACACCACGACCAGTCTGACTTGTCGAAAGGGCAACGGCAGCTTGCTGGGGCTGGAACATCAGCAGATCGTCTCTTACACCGAGCGCGAGGTGAACAGGGCCGCGACTTTGGAGCACAGGGAGCACAGGCCCGTGGACGAGCCTTACTGCAGCCCGGTGTCCAAGTACCTGACGGAGCCGGACCTCATCAACGAGGTCCCCGAGGCCACGGACGTCGGCTATGGACAACTGTACCGACACCAGCCCGGCGAGAGGCAGATCCCCGAGTACGATTCCGGTTATCCGCTTCAGCCGGATCTCCGCCAGCCCACCATTCCCCAGCTGAGCTACCTCGACCAGGATGGTTACCCCTTCAACTTTGGCCTGCCGAAGATACCCTTCAGCGCTGCCAGCACCTTGCCTCGGCTGCGGACCAGAATGGCAGAGGGATCCGCCGTTGCGCCACCCGCCAGGTACTCCAGGGAAGCCGAGTTCCTTGCGAGGTCGCCCGGCTACGACCCTGTGCTGCCCAGGACTGATGCCAG GTACACCGCGGAGGGCTACCCGTACCCGGCCCAGATGCAGCCGCCGCCGCAGATCCAACCGGTGGAGCAGCCGTTGCAACAGCAGCTGCCGATGTCCCCGGTGTCCCCGGTCGCGGTGTTCCCGGAGGTGCCGTTCATACCTTCGCCACCTGCCGCCTACCGTGGCGAGACCACTCCCCTGTCCCCGAGGTCGCTGCTCAGCAAAACAGCCCGCGAGGCTGCAGCCGCGGCCGCTGCGAGGGCCGAGGACCTGCAGCCACCGCATCACCCGGAAAGCCCCGACGAGGGCTACGTGGGCGACGCCATGGACGTCTAA